The genomic DNA TCTGTACATGACCCTCCAGGGGACGTACCAGAGTGGGACGGTGCTAGACTTGCTCTGGCCGCTCTGCTGCCTGTGTTTGGGGCTGGGTGGTCGTGGCCTGGCGCTACACATGGCATCGAATCGCCTCCACCCCCCGGACAGCCTCCAAGACGAAAGCGCACTCAGCACGCCCGGGCGCACCGCCATCCCCTACCTGCTCGTCCCCTTCTCCGGCATCTTTTTCTTCACGTCGCTCCTGGAGCACCAAGACCAGACCATCGAGATGATCGGGATGTGTATCAGTGGGGCCCTGCTGGTGGGGCTGATTCTGCTGCGGCAGTTTATCGCGCTCCAGGACAACTGGCAGCTCGTGCGCAAGACCCAAGAAGATGCCCACTCCCTCAAGAGCCTCAATGCGGAGCTCCGCGCGACCCAAGCCGAGCTTGTCCACTCCGCGAAGATGGCCTCTCTCGGTACTCTCTCCGCCGGGGTTGCCCACGAGCTCAATCAGCCTATCGCCATTGTTCGCGGAATCTCCCAGCAGCTTCAGGACGAGCCAGATCTCTCGACGTTCGTGCTGGAGGACCTCCAGCAGATCGAGAAGCAGACTGGGCGCATGATGCGCATCATCACCCACCTGCGGACCTTCTGCCGCACCGAGGGCCACGACACCAGTACCAGCTCTCTGAGCACTCTGATCGACAACTGCATGATCTTGATCGGTGCCCAGCTCAAGGCGCGGGGTGTGGCCGTGACTATTACCGCTCCCCCCGAGCCCATGGAGGTCTATGCCAATGCCAATGAGATCGAGCAGATTCTCCTGAACCTAGTCACCAATGCCCGCGATGCTCTTGAGAACACTCCCAACCCGGAGCTGCGCTTGACAATCTCCTGCACCCAGGATTTTGTTGTCTTGCAGTGCGCCGACAATGGCCCTGGGATCGCCCCCGATGCCCTCCTCCATCTCTTTGAGCCCTTCTTCACAACCAAAGAAGTGGGCAAGGGCATGGGGCTAGGTCTCTCTATCAGCGAGAACCTCGCCAAGAAAAATGGCGGTAGCCTCACCGCCCACTCGGAGGAGGGTGCTGTCTTTGTCCTCACCATCCCCCGAGCCCATCCAACCTCTACTGAGGTTTCGCTCCCCCTCGCCGCCTAGCCCAAGGAACCTGACAGTTTATGAGTAAGATTTTGATTGCAGAAGACGAAGACGGACTCCGGATGCTCCTGGAGCGCCAGCTCACCCGCTCGGGCTACACGGTCCATACCGCCCAAGACGGCCAAGCCGCACTGGAGGCGCTCCTACGGGAGCCCTTTGATCTGGTCATCTCGGACATGAAGATGCCCCGGCTCGATGGCATGGGCCTGCTCCGAGAGGCGCAGGAGCGGCACCTGCCCATCGACTTCGTGGTCCTCACGGGCCATGGGAGCCTGGAGGGCGCGGTGGAGGCGTTTAAGAACGGCAATGTCGCCGACTACCTCCTCAAGCCGCTTGAGGACATCCGTATGCTCAGCCGTATTGTCGCCAAGGCACTGGAGGCGCGCCGGCTCAAGGAAGAGAACGCACGCCTCAGCACCGCGCTCCCCGAGACACGCCAGCTTGAGCAGCTTCTAGAGCTCACCGAGTGCTATCTCAGCCTCGTGCAGGACCGCCAGCTCAGTGTGGAAGAGGCGCTGGTCGCGCTCCCCCAGGAAGCCCCTCCCGGTGTGGCCCCCAGCCTAACCAAGGCCTTCATTACCATGGCACGCCAGCGCATTGCCTCCCCCCCAGAGCTTGCCCTCGCCGCCTGATCCGCTCCGTTTTTCATCCTTCTGTCGGAGATCGGTGTGACGAAACCGCCAGGACGGAGATCGTCCGGCTATGGGCGCTACGCGCCGCCTCCTCGTACCTCGTCGGTATTAGATTATTCCGAGCGGAGCGAGGCGGCGCGAAGCGCCCCAAAGCCCCGAGGTTTACCGTCGAGGGTAATCACGCGATTTCCATCAAAAAAAATTCCGGCCGTTTTATCAGATTCGGGGGTGCGGAGCCGTTATAGGGGCGAAAGGATGCACTGCATGTACGCCCACCGCTCCCCCCGGCTCCGAAAGCTCGCTCCCGAGCCCGTCACCCAAGCAAGATCGCGGCGAAAGTCCCCCAGCCCCGCAGAGTCCGCTCTCTGGCAAGCGCTCCGGGGACGCCAGGTCTGTGGGGCAAAGTTCCGCCGTCAGCACTCTGTGGGGAGCTTTATCCTCGATTTTTGGTGCCCCGAGCACCGCCTCGCCATCGAAGTGGAGGACGATACCCCCGAGCAGGTCGCCGTGGAGAGCGAGCGCCAGTTCTGGCTGGAGGCGCATGATATCCGCCTTCTCCGGATCCGAAGCGACGATATCCTCTTCCAGCCGGAGGCGGTACTGCGACGTATCTCAGGCACCCTGACGCCACCGTGAGCGCGACAAGCCGGGTACAATTTCCTTATGATCGCTGGCTTCGGACTCATCAACAAAGACTTTATTGCAGTTGTTCCTTCCTGGGAACACGACACCAAAGTGCGGGCGACCCACTATTTTGAGCAAGTCGGGGGCCCGGTTCCGGTGGCACTCACGGTCGTGGCGAAGCTGGGAGGGCTCTCCTGTGTCCATCTCGGCGTGGTAGGTGACGACCGCGATGCCGACGACCTAGGGCGCTACCTAGACGAGCAAGGGGTCTCCCCAGACCTCTTTCGTGCCCCCGGTGTGCTCACCAGCCGCTCCCTGGTCCTTCTCGATTCCCGTGATGGCTCGCGCACGCTGGCAAACTACGCCGAAGAGCTCCCCGCCCTCTCCTTCACCGACGCCCACGCTGAGCTCCTCAGCCAGGTCAGCCTGCTCCATATCGATGGCCGTGACCTCGCGGGGGCACTCCACGCCGCTTCGCTCGTCAAGGCCGCAGGAGGAGCCGTCTCCCTCGATCTGGGAACCATGCGCCCTGGCCGCGAAGCCCTCTTCCCCCTCTGCGAGATTGTCCTTGCGAGCAAGGGCGGGGGTGCTGGTGCCTTCCCCCAGCACGCCGACGATCCCGCGGCGCAGGTGCGTGGGTTCCTCGATGCAGGCGTCAAAGTCGCCGGTGTGACGCTCGCGGAGAAAGGCGTGATGATCGCCACCCAGGAGCAGCCCGAGCCGGTCTTCCTGCCCGCGTTCCCGATCGAGAGAGTCGTCGACACGTGTGGTGCGGGCGATGTGTTTCATGGAGCCTTCTGCTGGGCACATACCACGGGAATGCCCGCCCACCAAGCCGCTAACTTCGCCCAGGCCACGGTCGCGCTACGGATTCAGCAGTACGGCAACCGCGCCGGCATCCCCACACGAGAGGCTGTCGAGGCGTTTCTGAGCAGTAGGTAGGAGCGGGCACTCCCCCCGCATATTTGGCACTCCCCCCCGGGCACTCCCCCCGGCCTCCGCTCGTTCCTCGCTCTGGCCGACCCCCTCTCCCTCTGGTTCCGCGTTCCGCGGGAGGAGAGGGGGTGCGCTACTCAACCCGCCCCCTTCTCCCCCTCCCTTCGTCCCCGCGAAGCGGGAAACAGAGCGAAGGGAGGGGGCCGGGGGGAGGGATGCCGCTGTATACTTCACCATGATCTTCGCTAAGCTCTTTCCCCTTGGCTACGGTGCCGGCTCGCTGGGCACGGCGCTCTCGGGCGATTCCGCGGTGCGCCACGTGGCGGCCTATCTGGAGGCAGGAGGGAATGTCTTTGACACGGCCCATGTCTATGCGTGCTGGCAGCCGGGCGGTGTTGGGGCGAGCGAGCGGGAGCTGGGGCGGGTATTGAAGCAGCTGGGGACGCTTGAGAGCGCATTTATCGTCACCAAAGGCGGTCACCCCGCCTTTGGCACGGAGTATCCCCGCCCGGAGCACTTTCTCGCGCCAGAGGTGCTTGAAAAAGACATCACGGAGAGCTGCGAGCGCCTTGGGGTGGAGCGCATTCCGCTCTACCTGCTCCACCGCGACGATGGCGTCACGCCCGTGGCGGAGCTTCTGGAGCCGCTCCAAGACCCACGTTTGGGGGCAATCGGGGTGAGCAATTGGTCGGTGGAGCGCATCATGGAGGCCAATGCTGTGGCCACGGAGCGCGGCTGGCGTGGCTTTGTCACCAACCAGATTCAGGGGAGCCTCGCCACGCCGAGCTGGCCCATCACCGACGATCCCACGACCCGCTACCTGACAGAGAGAGAGCTTGATTTCGGCCTGCCCCTGATGTTCTACTCCGCCACTGCCGGTGGCTACTTCGCCGGAAAGAGCAGCAAGCTCTACGACTCGCCCGAGAACGCCACAAGGCGCGCGCGTGCCCAGCAGCTTGCGGAGAGATACGGCGCGACAGCAACCCAAGTGGCGCTTGCGTGGCTACGGAGCCTGCCCCTCCCGACGATCCCGCTCTTTGGGACCACCAGCGAAGCGCATCTTCAGGAGCTTCTTGGGGCGGTGTCTCTGAGACTCACGCCCGACGAAGCCCAGTGGCTTACTGAAGGCGGTACCAGCGCACGAACTTGACGGGCGTGGAGAACCAGGCGTCTTTGGGGTCCGGGGCGGTCTTTTGGACTACCGCAAACTTGCCCTTGGGATCGGCGTTGATCCAGGTCTTCTCGCCCAGGTAGGCCAGGATATGGGCACCGCTCATGGTCACCGCAAGGTCGCCGGGGTGGAGCTCGCGGTAGTCTGCGGTGTTGAGCGTGGTGTTCTCTCGGAGGACATAGGTGCGCCCGCTGTAGCCGCGACCGATCTCTTTGGCCGTGGTGTCGTACCACCAGAGGGCAGCGCCAGCACGCAGGAGCCCCAGGTCCTGGGTCTTCCAGCCCTCGGAGAAGCAGGTGTCGATCATCGCGGCACGGATCAGCCCGGAGCAGTCTATGCCCCGAATGCTCTCGCCGCCCCAGCGGTACGGGACACCGTCGTAGCGCTTGAGCGCGGTGGTATAGGCCTGCTGCATCCGTTCCCCCCCATTGGGGTTGCGGTAGGGCAGGAGCGCGAGCCCAAGCGCTCCCACGAGCGGCAGGAGAAAGAGCACGCGTGTCAGCAGTGTCTGCCAGAAGAGAAAGAGCCCTGCCGCCCAGGTCACAAAGACACTGCCGACCAGCAAGCGGCGGAGCGCTCCGTCTTGGTTGGGTACGAGAGCGAGCACCATACAGAGAACGAGCAGTGCTCCCCAGGCAATAAGCTTGATCCGTCGTCGTCGGCGTCTCGTTATCATCGCGAGATTACTCCGTCGTCTTGCTGAGCCGTCGCCGCAGGCCGCGCTTCCAGACCGCGGCCAGCTCTGGCACCGCAAGGAGGCGCTCGATCAGCTCCGTGTCGAGCGTCTCGCCCAAGAGGGCACGGTTGGCGTCATCTACGGTGAGCCCATGCTCTGAGCGGCTCTCCAGCGTGAGCACATCGCCTGCCTGCACCGTCCCGGGAGTGAGGACGCGCAGGTACCAGCCGGACTTGCCCGTGGCCATCACCGCTTTGAGGAACCCCTTGAGCCCCAGCTTGCGCTCCTGCTTGCTACACGGGAAGCGCGGCTGCGAGACCTGAACCTGCGCCGTGCCCACCGTGTAGATATCCCCGATACAGACCGTCGTCTCGTCGTCGCCAATAAGGGTCCAGTTCTCCCCGACGGCACCGGGGGAAAGCACCACGCCATAGACCGCACTCCAGTGGGTATGGTGCGCCAGCGGATGGACACAAACGGCCTGGTCCTTCGAGCCATGGTGCTTCGTGTCCGCGACTTTATCCCCATCGAGCCCCCGCAGCCCGAGCGCCACCGGCCCGACCACCGGCTCACGGTAGATCGCGGTGCGCCACTCGCCCTTGCTATCGGTTCGGGTTTGTGGCTGCCCAATCAGCTGCGTGTGGATCGTCAGGCTCATACCGAGAGGCCATGCCCTCTTAGGACGCCCAAGATAGTCTCGCTCTCTTTCTCGTTGCAGTCCACGAGCGGCAGGCGCACGGGGCCGACTTTCTTACCGAGTGTCCGTAGTGCCAGCTTGGTCGGGGCGGGCGACGGCGTCGAGAACATGATCTTGGCGATGGGCAGTGTCTTGAGGAAGAGCTCCGCGGCCTCCGTGGACTTTCCGGCAAACCAGGTGTCGCAGATCGCCTTGAACTCGGGGCCGATCACGTGTGCGATCACGCTCACCATGCCCGCTCCGCCCAGTGCCAAGGTCGGCAGCAAGTTCGCATCGTCGCCGGAGTACACATCAAAGCTCGGGGGCGTGACACGGAGCACCTCGGCGAACTGGCTGATGTCTGGGGTGGCCTCCTTGATCGCGACAATAGTCGGGCAGTCAGCGGCGAGGCGCGCCGTGGTCGCGGGCTCCAGGTTGGTGATGGTCCGTGTGGGGACGTTGTAGAGCATCACGGGCAGGTCGGTGGCGCTGGCCACGGCCTTGAAGTGCTGGTAGAGCCCCTCCTGGCTGGGCTTGTTGTAGTAGGGCACCACGGCAAGAAGCGCGCCCGCACCCGCCGCCTTGGCATCGTGGGCCGCCTCGATCACCTCCGCAGTGTTGTTGCCCCCCACCCCCGCGATCACTTTCTCGGAGCCAATCGCCTCGACAATCGCCTTCACCAGCGCCGCTTTCTCTTTCGGCGAGGTGGTCGGGGACTCGCCGGTGGTGCCATTGATCACCAGCGCATCCGAGCCATGGGCCAGCAGCCACTTCGCCAGCGCCACGGCCTCCACAAAGTCCACCTGGTTGTCCGCACCAAAAGGCGTCACCATCGCCGTCACAATATGCCCCCATCGGGCCTGCATTCCACGCATCATTTACCTCTCTTTGACATAAAACACTCTTGATGGCAGTATGTCACGCACACGCACTCCATGAATTCCGTTCACAAAGAAGATGGGCCAGATCGTCCCCGTTTCCTCATGTATCTCGCTCGTGGTGTAAACTCCCGACTCTTTATGTCGGAAGGCGAGAACCCGCCTCCTGGAAACGTCAATCAGATAAAACTCAGCAATCCCCACACGAGCATAGGCTTGGGCTCTTAGCTCCGCCATCTCTTGTGGCAGAACATCAACTACCACAGAATCCTCAAAGTCAGTCAGATGAAAGTCCGCAATGAGATAGTCTGTGCCATTTTCTCGTGGATCAGAGATTCGCTTATGCTCGGTGATTCTCTCTGGACGAAATCTTGCCAAAACACGCCCGCAAATTCTCTCGCGTTCTTGTTGATTCTCTGGGCGCTGGTAGAGCAGTCCAGAGATCAACTCCATCCGGGAGATTCTCTCTGGGAACAGCGCTTCAAACCGAGGCCAATCCTCACAAGTCCATGTCAGCGGGTGTGGATGTGGTGCACACTCCAGCGGCTGTGAGAGAACTTCGGGCATGCCCTAAATTACTCCTCGCTGGATTAAAAGCTCCGCGATCTGGTAGCCGTTGAGGGCCGCGCCCTTGAGAATCTGGTCGCCCGCCACGAAGAGATCGAGCGCCTTGGGGTGCGAGAGGTCCTCACGAATCCGCCCGACAAGACACTCATCGCGTCCGGTCGCATCCACTGGCATGGGGAAGGTGTTGCTCTCGCGGTCGTCCACCAGAATCACGCCCGGAAACGCGGCAATGGCGGCGCGGGCTTCGTCCACGGTAGGCCGCTCGCCCACAAACTCGATATTGACGCTCTCGCTGTGCGCCCGAAGCACGGGAACCCGAACACAGGTAGCGGTGACAGCGAGCTCGGGGGCGTGGAGGATCTTGCGGGTCTCCTTGACCATCTTGAGCTCCTCCTCGTTGTAGCCGGTCTCGTTGATCGCGGTGTTGTGCGAGAAGAGATTGAACGCCACTTGGTGGGGGAAGATCTCCTTGGTCGGGGGCTTTCCGGCCAGCAGCTCGCCTGCCTGCACTTCGAGCTCGCGCATCGCCGCTGCGCCCGCACCCGACGCCGCCTGGTAGGTGCTGACCACGACACGCTTCACAGGCCACTTCTGGTGCAGCGGGGTCAGGGCCATCAGCAGGATAATGGTCGAGCAGTTCGGGTTGGCGATAATGCCCTTGTGCGCCAGGACATCGTCGGGGTTGACCTCGGGGACAACCAGGGGGACATCGGGGTCCATGCGAAACGCCGACGAGTTATCGATCACCACGGCTCCCGCTTTCACTGCTGCCTGCGCGTACTGTTTCGAGCGCCCGCCGCCTGCGGAGAAGAACGCGATATCGCAGCCCGTAAACGAGTCCTCGGTCAGCTCGGCGACCGGAAGCTCCTCGCCCTTAAACATGATCGTCTTGCCGACCGAGCGCGCCGATGCCAGCAAGGTAAGGGAGGCGAGCGGGAAGTCCCGCTCCTCCAATAACTTCAAAAACTCCGCCCCGACCGCGCCTGTCGCGCCCGCCAGAGCCACATGGTATTGCTTCATTGCAAGCCATGATACCGCACGCCAAATCGTCGGGCGAGGGGCCGGTGGGTGTGCGGGGATTGGAAATCCCCGGCACCAGGGAGAGAGCGCCCCGTGGGCGCGGAGAATAGACTTCGTCGCCTACGAATACAGCTCGGTTTCAGAGAGTCGTCGAAGTTCAAAAGCAGCAGGGATGGCAACCGTCCCAACCCACTTTTGAAAGTCCACCGCTACCCGAGAAGTGCCACCAAGAGTGCGGTGCAGGTTTTATGCATTTTTATCTTCGAGCTTTATCGTCCTTGGGAACCCCTCGAACTGCCCACCTCCATGTCGCCACATCTCAAAGGTCGCCTCACGGGTCTTCTTGTTCAGGCGGATAATGCCATAGCCAGAGCCTTTTTTGTGTGCTACTTCGTCCGGGGGGACTGTACCGCCGACTTCTTTGAGAGTGTTGCTCCCCTTCTCTGGATTCGCCGCTGCCAGCACCGTGAGCTTATGCCCGAAGCTATCGGTGAAGCGCCCGGTGACACTGGCTCCCTCAGGCCACCAGGCACGCGGCCAGCCGTTGGCGGTGCCGGGAACCATAAATGCCAGCGGGCCATCGTCCCAGTCGTCGATACCGTGCCGCAATAAAATCCCGCTGTGCTGATCCCCGGCGAGCATCAGCACGGTCGGACGGAGCGCCGTGAGTGCCCGCCGCCGCCCGGACTGTGGCCAAGCGTTACAGTCCAGGTCGAGCTTAATGGGATTGAGTTGTGGCCCCGAGTGCGTCGTCGCATGGCAGAAGATCGTCTGGGAGACAACGATCTTAAACGGAGCGGGCTCTTTGGCCCAGCGCACCAGAAAGCGCTCCTGGCGCTCGCCCAGGAGCTGTGCGCCGGGGATATCGAGCACCTTGGGGTCGGTCTTGGCCTGCTGGCGAAGCGCTGGGGAGACGACAGCATCGGGGCCGGTCTTGAACTTGCGGTCCTCGATTACGGCGAAGTCCACGCCGCCGTACTTGAGCTGGGTAAAGTACACCCCGATGCCTTGCGCGATTGGGGCCGGGTCGATCGGGTCAGGCAGGTGCCCGGTCTGGGTGCGCTGGACGACACCCACCCACTCGGCAGGCATGACGTAGCCGCCGTTTTCTTGTTTGCCATTGGGCGCGGGCCGCCCGCCCTGTCCCCAGACATTGCCCTGGAAGACATCGTGGTCGTCGGGCAGAATAATGGAAGGTCGGTCTTTGAGCAGCTCGCGCCACATCCAGCCAAAGTGCCAGAACTTTCGTAAGTAGTCCAGCGTTGCGCGATCGGTGGGCTTGCGGATAATCCCAAAGCCGCCGTAGTTCTCGTAGATCTGGTCGCCTAAGAAACAGAGGAGATCCGGGTTCTGCTTCGCCACCATTGCTGTAAGCCGTGCCTGCGGGAAGACATAGCCATGATCGCAGGAGAGCACGCCCACCGAGAGGGTCTCTCGATCCACTGGGTCACGTCTAAGCGTCCCTTCCCAGTGATAGTCTTTGCCCTGCCACGTATAGGCAACCCGATAGGCCGTATCTGCGCCTGCCTTCCAGCCAGGAACGCGAAAGAGTGCTGTGCTCGAGAGTGGCTCCACGGTGGCATCGCTGAGCTTCTCCCAGCCCGCACCACGCCTGACCTCCAGCCGGACGGTCTGGCTGTCGGATTTTTCCAGGGGGGGCAAGAGCGCCAGGAGCTTGAGCACGCTGCCCGAGAGCGTGTACTGTGTCCAGAGCAGCGGTCCAAATGCGCGTTCGGGAGCCCCCTCTAGTTTCTCGCCCTCTGCCTTGAAATCCGCATAGCGCCAGCGGAGAATCGGCTGGTTGTTGCCCTCGGGCTGGTTGCGCGGCGCCTCGGCGAGGAGGGCGATATTGCCGTGTAGTACTGCTGCCTCGAGCATCGCCCCAAGACGGACTGTCTTCTCGCCCTGTGTCCCGGTGAGTGTCGCCACGCCCCCCGCCCCAATGCTCAGCTTCAGCGTGACCGCTTGCTTGGTATCCAGAGGCTCTGCGCTCACCATCTCCCCGAAAAAGAGTTTTCCATCCGCCCGAATGCCCGCTTCGTGCTTGTGCTGGTAGTGCCAGAGCGCGTGGCGAAAGTCATCGAGCTGGCCGCGCAGGGCAAAGGCAAATCCCGCCCGCACCGCCGCTGGCTGTGCCGGAGCACCGTCGAGGCGCACGGTCACCGAGAGCGTGAAGGTGCTTGGTTTTTCGGTGAGCGCATGGCTTAGCAGGTGCAGCAAGCGCCCCTTGGCCGCCAAGGCTACGACCTCGTTGTCCTCCACGCTCCAGTCCTGGAGCGGCGCCGCCCAGAACTCTGGCCCCACCCAGCGGCGGGTGCCCTTCCAGTCACTCTGAAAAATACTCATAGCTTCTTTCCTGCCAGCGGGGCATTGGTGGATTTTATCCACGCCAGTAAGTCCTTGAGGAGCTCGTCGCGCTTGCTGGGGTTGGTATCGGCAAGGTTGCTGCGTTCCCCAATATCGTCCTTGAGGTTGTAGAGTTCCAGTGCATTCTTTCCGCCATCGAGCACCCACTCCTCGTGGTAGAGGTGCAACTTCCAGTCGCCCTTGCGAATAACACTAATGGGGCGGGTGCGGAAGTCTTTGTCACGGCCTCGGATTACCGGGTCGTTGAGATAGCCAGGGAAGTGCCAGAAGATCGCTTGGCGCTTGAGGGTGCTACCACCTTTGAGAAGTGGGACGAGGCTCTCGCCATCAAGCAGCTTAGGAGGCTTGGCTCCGGCTGCTTCGAGAAACGTCGGGTAGAAATCGATGTTGATAACAGGCGTCGCGCAGACGCTGCCAGGCTTGGTGACACCGGGCCAGCGCACGATCAGAGGCTCGCGGATGCCCCCTTCGTAGTAGCCGCCTTTGCTTCCTCGGAGCGGCTCTTGCGACGACTGCTGGGTTGCGCCATTGTCCGACGTGAAGACGACGATTGTGTTTTTCGCTAGGTTTAGCTCCTTGAGCTTTTTGAGAAGTATGTCTATGCTGGAGTCCAAGGCAGCGACACACGCAGCATACTTCGCATTTCTCTGCTCTATGCCGGGAGTTTTTGCCTTGAACTTCGCCAGAGTGCCTGGCTGGGCTTGGAGTGGTGAGTGAATCCCGTGGTGGGCGAGATAGACAAAAAACGGCTTAGCCTTGTTCTTCTCGATAAACGCACAGGCTTTGTTCGTGAGCGTAAAGACCCCCTTGGGATCACTGGGAGGCCCTGTCTGGTTGCCCTCGCCCCCTTCTTTGAGAGGACCATTTCCAAAGGAGTCGTAGGTCTCGTCGAAGCCCTGTTGTGACGGCAGTGCGCCTTCTGTGGGATGCATGAGGTGCCACTTGCCAAAGTGCCCCGTGGCATAGCCTGCCGATTTCAGGGCATCGGCGAGCGTGATGTTCTCCTCGAGCAAACCCTGCTTATTGGGGTAGGGCACCAGACGCATCAGCTCCTTCGGCCCTCGGTTCGTGCTGTCTACGGCGTAGACCCCGTGCCGTGGCCCGTAGGTTCCCGAGAGCAAGCACGCCCGGCTCGGGGCGCAGTTTCCCGCCGCAGCGTAGGCATGGGTGAAGACCATCCCCTCTTTAGCGAAGCGATCAATCACCGGCGTCTCGTAGAAGTCCGAGCCCTGGTAGCCGACATCGCGCCAGCCCAGATCATCGGCAAAGATAAAGACAATGTTGGGCTGACCTGGTCCCCTCGCCCCCGCAGGGCGGGGGAATAGTAGGGTGAGGAGCGTGAGAAAAACAATGAGTGTCCGTTGCATCGGAGTTACTTCTCCCCCAGATCACTGTAGAAGAGGAGTTCGAAGCCTGTCGGGGCGCTCTTGCGGAGCTGCTCTATGCGCGCCGCCTCTCCTTCGAGTTTCCCCGGCTTTATGGCTTCTGCCTCGTAGACCCAGAGCTCACAGAGCAGGGCGTTGGGGCCGACGATGCGATCTATAAGGACTTTCAGTGCTGTCCCCGAGAGTCCTGATGGAATGTCCACAACCAGCTCCTGTGGCTTCTGCCTCTTGCCTTTCCAGGCCGGAAGCTCGGTGTCGGGAACGACGCCGACTGCTCCCGTACCATCAGCGTTGGCGACCCGTACGCGCTGCGTACGGCCACGCCCGCCCCAGTCCCACCAAGAGAAGCCAATCTTATGTGCTTTTCCCGGAGCGAGGCCAGAAATAAGGAGCTCAACAGACGAATGGTGCTGCACTGACGAGCCAAACCAGGGGGCTACCTCCGTGGTGAAGTCAGGCGGGGTGTAGGCACGCCCTGCGAGAGTGGTGATCCCTGGCCCGCTAGATACTGCCGTCGTAACGATAGCCTTTGCTTCAGCTTCGTAGGAGCGTGGGTTTCCCGGCTGTGGCGTGTGCTCGCTCGCCATCAGTGCCTTCATCCGTGCCAGCAGTGTTGCGTGCTTGGGGTCACCGGCGAGATCGTGGTCCTCATGGGGATCGGTGACGACGTTGTAGAGCTTCAGCGGGGTGCTGGCGTCTTTGATCTGCACGCGAAGCCCCACGAAATCCCCGATACGCACGGCCTGCTGGTCGCCCCAAGGGTCGGGACCCGTATTGGGAAAGCCGTGGCGGCCCAGCACCTCACGGTCGGTCTTGAGGTTGCTAGGGCCATGAAACTCCCAGTAGAGAAAGTCGTGGGGCTTCTGCACGCCCTTCCCCGTGACACTCGCTGCGAGGGAGAGACCGTCGGTGCCGGAAGGCACTTTGGCTCCTGCGAGCTCAGCAAAGGTAGCCAGCCAGTCGTAGTGGGCGCTGGGCAAGGAGACCGCGCCAGGCTTGACGACTCCTGGCCCCCAGACAATCGTCGGCTCTCGCATCCCACCTTCGTAAAGATCGCGCTTGAAGCCATCGTGTGGCCCCCAAGAGCGGAAAACCTGTGGATCTTTGGCAGGGCCATTGTCGGAGGTAAAGACAATCAGTGTATTTTTGTCCAAGCCCTGCTTTTGGAGCGTTGCTCTCAGGTCGCCCATCGCAGCGTCTAAGCGCCGAATCATCGTGGCGTAGCGCTTCTCCCAGTCCGTCCACTCCGCAGGAAGTGTAGGATCGAGCCAGGCGTTTTTCTGCGCGGGGTTGGTCATTAGTGGCAGCGAGACACCGCCAGTTGGGTACGGGCCGTCGGGCACTTGATAGGCCATGTGCGGCGCAATATAGGCTAGGTAGAGAAAGAAGGGCTGCTTGGGGTTCTTGGCTGTCTGCTCGGCGATATAGGCTTTCGCTTTGGCGGTGTAGAGATCCGTGGAGTAGCTGTCCTTGAACTGCTCGGTAACGTCCTTCGTTCCCTCGAAGATCGGGTGCTGCGTATCGGGGTAGTGGACGTGCCCGTCGCTGTGGCCGTAGAGCCCGAACCAGTGGTCGAAGCCGCGCTTCTCCGGGTGGGCGGGCATGTCCTTCTTGCCGCCCCCAATCCCCCACTTGCCCACGGAATAGGTCGCGTAGCCAGCCGCTTTTAGGACGCTCGCCATGGTCGGGGCCTCGGCCA from Armatimonas rosea includes the following:
- a CDS encoding sulfatase-like hydrolase/transferase, yielding MRRLLSVLVLVALSLPALAQPAKPQRPNIIFVLCDDLGYGDISPFGQKRFSTPNLETLAAEGQKWTQHYASSPVCVPTRACLMLGKHTGHSPIRDHQFDRALPELAEAPTMASVLKAAGYATYSVGKWGIGGGKKDMPAHPEKRGFDHWFGLYGHSDGHVHYPDTQHPIFEGTKDVTEQFKDSYSTDLYTAKAKAYIAEQTAKNPKQPFFLYLAYIAPHMAYQVPDGPYPTGGVSLPLMTNPAQKNAWLDPTLPAEWTDWEKRYATMIRRLDAAMGDLRATLQKQGLDKNTLIVFTSDNGPAKDPQVFRSWGPHDGFKRDLYEGGMREPTIVWGPGVVKPGAVSLPSAHYDWLATFAELAGAKVPSGTDGLSLAASVTGKGVQKPHDFLYWEFHGPSNLKTDREVLGRHGFPNTGPDPWGDQQAVRIGDFVGLRVQIKDASTPLKLYNVVTDPHEDHDLAGDPKHATLLARMKALMASEHTPQPGNPRSYEAEAKAIVTTAVSSGPGITTLAGRAYTPPDFTTEVAPWFGSSVQHHSSVELLISGLAPGKAHKIGFSWWDWGGRGRTQRVRVANADGTGAVGVVPDTELPAWKGKRQKPQELVVDIPSGLSGTALKVLIDRIVGPNALLCELWVYEAEAIKPGKLEGEAARIEQLRKSAPTGFELLFYSDLGEK